The proteins below are encoded in one region of Lactuca sativa cultivar Salinas chromosome 3, Lsat_Salinas_v11, whole genome shotgun sequence:
- the LOC111903108 gene encoding peptidyl-prolyl cis-trans isomerase CYP65: MGKKQHSKDRMYLTKTEWATEWGGAKSKELRTPFKRLPFYCCALTFTPFEDAVCTEDGSVFDIMHIVPYIRKYGKHPVSGIPLKQEDLIPLTFHKNSEGEYHCPVLNKVFTEFTHIVAIKTTGNVFSYEAIKELNLKTKNWKELLTDEPFTRQDIITIQNPNTLDNKALVDFDHVKKSLKLDDEEIKKMESDPSYNINVRGDIKQMLKELKTEKGRELALHGGGGDKAQNERAAALTAILAARERIKNNEVKKSQPGFSVVDAASASVHGRSAAAAKDSSSDKTAARIAMHMSGDRTPVNAKMVKSRYTSGATSRSFTSTSYDPITKNEFEYIKVEKNPTKKGYVQLHTTHGDLNIELHCDIAPRACENFITLCERGYYNGVAFHRNIRNFMIQGGDPTGSGKGGESIWGKAFNDEVNSKLLHSGRGVVSMANSGAHTNGSQFFILYKSANHLNFKHTVFGGVVGGLTTLSVMEKVPVDDDDRPLEDIKIISVSVFVNPYSEPDEEEEEEKKKEEEKTVDDEENEKIGSWYSNPGTGVEVEGAGGGVGKYLKAKTATDTATAATTGGDGGGGRSNGVGKKRKLGVSRQDFKDFSGW, translated from the exons ATGGGGAAGAAACAACACAGCAAAGACCGGATGTACCTTACGAAGACGGAGTGGGCCACCGAGTGGGGCGGTGCTAAGTCCAAAGAGCTCCGCACACCTTTTAAACGTCTTCCCTTCTATTGCTGCGC CCTCACATTTACTCCATTCGAGGACGCAGTGTGCACTGAGGATGGCAGCGTTTTCGATATCAT GCACATAGTCCCCTACATAAGGAAATATGGAAAGCATCCTGTTTCTGGAATTCCTCTCAAACAAGAAGATCTCATCCCACTAACATTTCATAAAAACTCTGAAG GAGAGTATCATTGCCCTGTATTAAACAAGGTTTTCACAGAGTTCACACACATTGTTGCCATAAAGACAACCGGAAATGTCTTCTCCTACgag GCAATCAAAGAATTAAACCTCAAAACCAAAAACTGGAAAGAGCTTCTAACCGATGAACCCTTCACAAGGCAAGACATCATCACAATTCAG AATCCAAACACACTCGACAACAAAGCTCTGGTGGATTTCGACCATGTCAAAAAAAGCCTAAAACTTGACGATGAAg AAATCAAGAAAATGGAATCAGATCCAAGCTACAACATAAATGTAAGAGGTGACATAAAGCAAATGCTAAAGGAGTTAAAAACAGAAAAGGGTCGTGAACTTGCACTACATGGTGGTGGTGGAGACAAGGCACAGAACGAAAGAGCCGCCGCCCTCACCGCCATTTTAGCCGCCAGAGAACGCATTAAAAATAACgaagtcaaaaaaagtcaaccAGGTTTCAGTGTTGTTGATGCTGCATCTGCTTCTGTTCATGGAAGAAGTGCTGCTGCTGCTAAAGATTCTTCAAGTGACAAAACAGCTGCTAGAATTGCTATGCATATGTCTGGTGATAGAACACCTGTTAATGCCAAAATG GTAAAAAGCCGTTACACAAGTGGGGCCACATCAAGATCCTTCACTTCCACATCATACGACCCAATCACAAAGAACGAATTCGaatacataaaagttgaaaaaaatccaACCAAAAAAGGTTACGTTCAACTACACACAACACATGGTGATTTAAACATCGAATTACACTGTGACATAGCTCCAAGAGCATGCGAAAACTTCATCACTCTTTGTGAACGAGGCTATTACAATGGCGTTGCCTTTCACAGAAACATAAG gAATTTTATGATACAAGGAGGGGATCCGACTGGGAGTGGGAAAGGAGGGGAGTCGATATGGGGAAAGGCGTTTAATGATGAAGTGAATTCGAAATTGCTTCATTCTGGGAGAGGGGTTGTGAGTATGGCGAATAGTGGGGCCCACACGAATGGGTCCCAGTTTTTTATACTTTATAAATCGGCTAATCATTTGAATTTTAAACATACGGTTTTTGGTGGAGTTGTTGGTGGGTTAACTACTTTGTCCGTTATGGAGAAGGTTCCCGTTGATGATGACGATCGACCTCtg GAAGATATCAAGATAATTAGCGTATCAGTGTTTGTGAATCCTTACTCAGAaccagatgaagaagaagaagaggaaaaaaAGAAGGAAGAGGAGAAAACTGTTGATGATGAAGAAAAT GAAAAGATTGGATCGTGGTATAGTAATCCTGGAACAGGAGTAGAGGTGGAAGGCGCTGGTGGCGGTGTTGGTAAATATCTGAAAGCCAAGACCGCCACTGACACCGCCACCGCCGCCACCACCggcggtgatggtggtggtggacggTCGAATGGTgtgggaaagaagaggaaattgGGTGTGTCAAGGCAAGATTTTAAAGATTTTTCTGGTTGGTAA
- the LOC111903106 gene encoding uncharacterized protein LOC111903106 isoform X1, with the protein MGSDIRNDSSSSGEEDGDAEWRAAINSVSSTTPSNGSAAVNGTTTTSTASPTRENQANSKSIKLYHIKAQKLLDDILEKTIEVVKHQPTKVAENHSDVNGGGVRLFRDAPVGILFDQTEELQGPLKRPRIIPNVEIDEKSRKFRKQIKSVVVEGDDILVSAKEGREKRLAKLEAMDAASKAKARREEERVADLKKIRGERWLPAIAREMRSK; encoded by the exons ATGGGTAGTGACATTAGAAACGACTCCAGTAGCAGCGGGGAGGAAGACGGCGACGCTGAGTGGAGAGCCGCCATAAACTCCGTCTCGTCAACCACTCCTTCCAACGGCTCCGCCGCTGTCAATGGAACAACCACAACTTCTACCGCTTCTCCCACTCGCGAAAATCAAGCCAACTCTAAGAGCATCAAACTCTACCACATCAAG GCACAGAAGCTATTGGATGACATATTGGAAAAGACGATAGAAGTAGTGAAACATCAGCCAACGAAAGTTGCAGAAAACCATTCTGATGTAAACGGAGGAGGTGTTAGATTGTTTCGAGATGCTCCAGTAGGAATATTATTCGATCAAACTG AAGAACTTCAAGGGCCATTAAAGCGACCAAGAATCATCCCTAATGTAGAGATTGATGAGAAATCAAGAAAG TTTAGAAAGCAAATAAAATCGGTTGTTGTTGAAGGAGATGATATATTGGTGTCAGCGAAAGAAGGTAGAGAAAAGCGTTTAGCGAAGCTTGAAGCCATGGATGCAGCTTCAAAAGCAAAAGCtagaagagaagaagagagagtTGCAGACCTGAAAAAGATTAGAGGGGAAAGATGGTTGCCTGCTATTGCTAGAGAAATGAGATCCaagtaa
- the LOC111903106 gene encoding uncharacterized protein LOC111903106 isoform X2 produces MGSDIRNDSSSSGEEDGDAEWRAAINSVSSTTPSNGSAAVNGTTTTSTASPTRENQANSKSIKLYHIKAQKLLDDILEKTIEVVKHQPTKVAENHSDVNGGGVRLFRDAPVGILFDQTELQGPLKRPRIIPNVEIDEKSRKFRKQIKSVVVEGDDILVSAKEGREKRLAKLEAMDAASKAKARREEERVADLKKIRGERWLPAIAREMRSK; encoded by the exons ATGGGTAGTGACATTAGAAACGACTCCAGTAGCAGCGGGGAGGAAGACGGCGACGCTGAGTGGAGAGCCGCCATAAACTCCGTCTCGTCAACCACTCCTTCCAACGGCTCCGCCGCTGTCAATGGAACAACCACAACTTCTACCGCTTCTCCCACTCGCGAAAATCAAGCCAACTCTAAGAGCATCAAACTCTACCACATCAAG GCACAGAAGCTATTGGATGACATATTGGAAAAGACGATAGAAGTAGTGAAACATCAGCCAACGAAAGTTGCAGAAAACCATTCTGATGTAAACGGAGGAGGTGTTAGATTGTTTCGAGATGCTCCAGTAGGAATATTATTCGATCAAACTG AACTTCAAGGGCCATTAAAGCGACCAAGAATCATCCCTAATGTAGAGATTGATGAGAAATCAAGAAAG TTTAGAAAGCAAATAAAATCGGTTGTTGTTGAAGGAGATGATATATTGGTGTCAGCGAAAGAAGGTAGAGAAAAGCGTTTAGCGAAGCTTGAAGCCATGGATGCAGCTTCAAAAGCAAAAGCtagaagagaagaagagagagtTGCAGACCTGAAAAAGATTAGAGGGGAAAGATGGTTGCCTGCTATTGCTAGAGAAATGAGATCCaagtaa
- the LOC111903105 gene encoding adenylyl-sulfate kinase 3 isoform X1 yields the protein MIQVKNHSLIFNFSLRRNLIEAQSTKVGFVNFPATSLNCRRNLTSTSTNLSHIKAKETPRMSSLKSGIEVKSNESGIINNSDDSNGSIRHEISTKGKRSTNIVWHKCSVEKIDRQELLQQKGCVIWITGLSGSGKSTLACALTRALHSQGKLTYVLDGDNVRHGLNRDLTFKPEDRAENIRRIGEVAKLFSDAGIICIASVISPYRKDRDAIRSILPDGDFIEVFMDMPLRVCEARDPKGLYKLARAGKIKGFTGVDDPYEPPLNSEIVLEYEGDVCPSPEVMADKVICYLDAKGYLKA from the exons ATGATTCAGGTAAAAAATCACTCACTGATTTTCAATTTTTCCCTGAGGCGTAATCTCATCGAAGCCCAATCGACGAAGGTAGGGTTCGTGAACTTCCCGGCAACGTCGCTAAATTGCCGTCGGAACTTAACGTCAACGTCGACGAACTTGTCGCATATCAAAGCAAAGGAGACTCCTCGAATGTCTTCGTTAAAATCCGGTATTGAAGTCAAATCGAATGAAAGTGGCATCATCAACAATTCGGATGATTCGAATG GTTCGATTCGTCATGAAATCTCAACAAAGGGAAAGAGATCCACGAATATCGTTTGGCATAAATGTTCTGTAGAGAAAATCGACAGACAGGAATTGCTTCAGCAGAAAGGTTGCGTCATTTGGATTACTGGACTCAGTGGTTCAG GAAAAAGCACCTTGGCTTGTGCATTAACACGAGCTTTGCATTCACAAGGGAAGCTGACATACGTCCTTGATGGTGATAATGTCAGGCATGGTCTTAATCGTGATCTTACTTTCAAACCCGAAGATCGCGCCGAGAATATTCGAAGAATCG GAGAAGTTGCAAAACTGTTCTCTGATGCTGGAATCATCTGCATAGCGAGTGTCATATCTCCCTACAGGAAAGATCGTGATGCTATTCGATCAATACTCCCAGATGGCGATTTCATTGAG GTTTTCATGGATATGCCTTTAAGGGTTTGTGAGGCTAGAGATCCAAAGGGTTTATACAAGCTTGCAAGAGCTGGAAAGATTAaag GGTTTACTGGGGTTGATGATCCATATGAGCCACCATTAAATTCAGAG ATAGTGTTGGAATATGAAGGAGATGTGTGTCCTTCACCTGAGGTTATGGCTGATAAAGTGATTTGTTATCTAGATGCAAAAGGGTATTTGAaggcataa
- the LOC111903105 gene encoding adenylyl-sulfate kinase 3 isoform X2 — protein MLCVLFHAVNQCDDSGFVNFPATSLNCRRNLTSTSTNLSHIKAKETPRMSSLKSGIEVKSNESGIINNSDDSNGSIRHEISTKGKRSTNIVWHKCSVEKIDRQELLQQKGCVIWITGLSGSGKSTLACALTRALHSQGKLTYVLDGDNVRHGLNRDLTFKPEDRAENIRRIGEVAKLFSDAGIICIASVISPYRKDRDAIRSILPDGDFIEVFMDMPLRVCEARDPKGLYKLARAGKIKGFTGVDDPYEPPLNSEIVLEYEGDVCPSPEVMADKVICYLDAKGYLKA, from the exons ATGCTGTGTGTACTGTTTCACGCTGTAAACCAATGCGATGATTCAG GGTTCGTGAACTTCCCGGCAACGTCGCTAAATTGCCGTCGGAACTTAACGTCAACGTCGACGAACTTGTCGCATATCAAAGCAAAGGAGACTCCTCGAATGTCTTCGTTAAAATCCGGTATTGAAGTCAAATCGAATGAAAGTGGCATCATCAACAATTCGGATGATTCGAATG GTTCGATTCGTCATGAAATCTCAACAAAGGGAAAGAGATCCACGAATATCGTTTGGCATAAATGTTCTGTAGAGAAAATCGACAGACAGGAATTGCTTCAGCAGAAAGGTTGCGTCATTTGGATTACTGGACTCAGTGGTTCAG GAAAAAGCACCTTGGCTTGTGCATTAACACGAGCTTTGCATTCACAAGGGAAGCTGACATACGTCCTTGATGGTGATAATGTCAGGCATGGTCTTAATCGTGATCTTACTTTCAAACCCGAAGATCGCGCCGAGAATATTCGAAGAATCG GAGAAGTTGCAAAACTGTTCTCTGATGCTGGAATCATCTGCATAGCGAGTGTCATATCTCCCTACAGGAAAGATCGTGATGCTATTCGATCAATACTCCCAGATGGCGATTTCATTGAG GTTTTCATGGATATGCCTTTAAGGGTTTGTGAGGCTAGAGATCCAAAGGGTTTATACAAGCTTGCAAGAGCTGGAAAGATTAaag GGTTTACTGGGGTTGATGATCCATATGAGCCACCATTAAATTCAGAG ATAGTGTTGGAATATGAAGGAGATGTGTGTCCTTCACCTGAGGTTATGGCTGATAAAGTGATTTGTTATCTAGATGCAAAAGGGTATTTGAaggcataa